A stretch of the Rhizobium sullae genome encodes the following:
- a CDS encoding FAD-binding oxidoreductase — protein sequence MSKTLTTLPVWHEGELLLQQKVGVAERMASVGQRVIRDFMPDQHRDFYAQLPYIVVGSVDNRGDAWATFLEGRPGFMSSPSSTILNIAAKSDASDPASEGISQSQPIGLLGMEMHTRRRNRMNGIVSTSPEGIRIDVDQSFGNCPRYIQLRDFEFVCDPGEAFSGTVEDLPALDDAARSMIAAADAFFVSSYVDREDRRQVDVSHRGGKAGFVRAADDGTLTIPDFDGNLFFSTLGNILLNGKAGLLFIDYANGDMLQMTGNAEVILDSPEIAAFQGAERLWTFKARRIVRRRNALALRWAFREDGWSANSLMTGDWAQAADRLRATELANQWRALTVTKIVEESASIRSFHLQPGDGAGLLPHVAGQHLPIRLTVPGVDKPVIRTYTLSAAPSDGVYRISVKRDGLVSHHLHDVIHVGDTIETRAPAGDFTIDARATRPAVLLAGGVGITPMLAMLRHVVYEGLRKQRIRPIILFHAARSKQERPFDREIAELVNAGQGVVRLIRVLSDASGAEEGADYDAIGRIDMALLSRHLPFNDYEFYVCGPPQFTQALYDGLRGYNIADGRIHAEAFGPSSLKRTLDAGVTAQSRRPPSTTPVPVAFMRSLKEARWTPESGTLLELAEARGLNPEFSCRQGSCGTCRTKLTTGAVTYIREPTAAIAEGEVLLCSAVPAGQETDEENRIQLEL from the coding sequence ATGAGCAAGACTTTGACGACGTTGCCGGTCTGGCACGAGGGCGAGCTGTTGCTTCAGCAGAAGGTGGGCGTCGCCGAGCGCATGGCTTCTGTCGGCCAGCGCGTAATCCGCGACTTCATGCCCGATCAACACCGCGATTTTTACGCTCAGCTGCCTTACATCGTTGTGGGCAGTGTCGATAACCGTGGCGATGCCTGGGCGACGTTCCTCGAAGGTCGGCCCGGGTTCATGTCCTCTCCGTCGTCAACCATCCTGAACATCGCGGCAAAAAGCGATGCCAGTGATCCCGCTAGCGAAGGTATATCACAGAGTCAGCCAATCGGCCTTCTCGGCATGGAGATGCACACCCGCCGCCGCAATCGTATGAACGGGATCGTCTCCACCTCACCCGAAGGTATCCGGATTGATGTCGACCAGAGTTTCGGGAACTGCCCGCGTTACATCCAGCTGCGTGACTTTGAATTCGTTTGTGATCCGGGCGAAGCCTTCTCCGGCACGGTCGAAGATCTGCCCGCACTCGATGATGCTGCACGTTCCATGATCGCGGCGGCAGATGCGTTTTTCGTATCGTCGTATGTCGATCGCGAAGATCGGCGCCAGGTCGACGTGTCGCATCGCGGCGGCAAGGCTGGCTTCGTTCGCGCTGCAGATGACGGGACGCTGACCATTCCGGACTTCGATGGCAATCTCTTCTTCTCCACGCTCGGCAACATCCTGTTGAACGGCAAGGCAGGGCTACTCTTCATCGATTACGCAAACGGCGACATGCTGCAGATGACGGGTAACGCCGAGGTCATCCTGGATTCGCCAGAGATCGCCGCCTTCCAGGGTGCCGAACGGCTGTGGACCTTCAAGGCACGCCGGATCGTTCGCCGGCGCAACGCCTTGGCGCTGCGCTGGGCCTTCCGGGAAGACGGATGGTCTGCGAACTCGTTGATGACCGGCGACTGGGCGCAGGCGGCCGATCGGCTGCGTGCCACGGAGCTCGCCAATCAGTGGCGCGCCCTAACGGTGACGAAGATCGTCGAGGAAAGTGCCTCGATCCGCTCGTTTCACCTGCAGCCTGGCGATGGAGCGGGGTTGCTGCCGCATGTTGCTGGACAACATCTGCCTATCCGCTTGACCGTTCCGGGCGTCGACAAGCCTGTCATCCGAACTTACACTTTGTCCGCCGCTCCTTCGGACGGTGTCTACCGCATCAGTGTCAAGCGCGACGGCCTTGTGTCGCACCACTTGCACGACGTCATTCACGTTGGCGACACCATCGAAACGCGCGCGCCAGCCGGCGATTTTACCATCGATGCCCGCGCTACTCGGCCGGCGGTGCTGCTTGCCGGCGGCGTAGGGATTACGCCCATGCTCGCCATGCTGCGCCACGTTGTTTACGAGGGGCTTCGCAAGCAACGCATCCGTCCGATCATCCTTTTCCATGCGGCGCGTTCCAAGCAGGAGCGGCCGTTCGACAGGGAAATCGCCGAGCTTGTCAATGCAGGGCAGGGGGTCGTCAGGCTCATCCGGGTCTTGAGCGACGCCAGTGGTGCGGAAGAAGGCGCAGACTACGACGCCATCGGGCGCATCGACATGGCGCTGCTTTCCCGCCACCTGCCGTTCAACGATTATGAGTTCTACGTCTGCGGGCCGCCGCAGTTCACCCAGGCGCTCTATGATGGGTTGCGAGGCTATAACATCGCAGATGGTCGGATACACGCGGAAGCCTTCGGCCCTTCATCCTTGAAGCGAACGCTCGACGCCGGGGTGACCGCGCAGAGCCGCCGACCACCATCCACAACGCCAGTGCCGGTCGCCTTCATGAGGTCGTTGAAGGAGGCGCGCTGGACCCCTGAGTCGGGCACCCTGCTGGAACTTGCAGAAGCGCGCGGCCTGAACCCGGAGTTCAGTTGCCGGCAAGGCAGTTGCGGAACCTGCCGCACAAAGCTCACCACGGGTGCGGTGACCTATATCAGGGAGCCAACGGCGGCGATCGCCGAGGGCGAAGTGTTGCTGTGCTCGGCCGTCCCTGCTGGACAGGAAACCGACGAGGAAAACAGGATCCAGCTCGAACTCTAA
- a CDS encoding glutathione S-transferase family protein: MRLYHHPLSGHAHRARLFVSLLGLPHELVEVDLKAGAHKKPEFLKLNPFGQVPVLEDDGVVISDSNAILVYLAKKAARSDWLPEDAQGSAAVQRWLSVAAGEVAYGPAAARLITVFGAKFNPEEVIGRAHTLLGRLESHLADRNWLVGSGPTIADVAIYSYVARAPEGNVDLSTYPAVDAFLRRIEALPGFVAFVQTPAGLAA; encoded by the coding sequence ATGAGACTTTATCATCATCCGCTGTCGGGTCACGCTCACCGAGCCCGCCTGTTCGTCTCGCTGCTTGGCTTGCCTCACGAACTGGTTGAGGTCGACCTGAAGGCAGGTGCGCACAAGAAGCCTGAGTTTCTGAAGCTGAACCCATTTGGGCAGGTGCCGGTGCTGGAAGACGATGGCGTTGTCATCTCCGATAGCAACGCCATCCTGGTCTATCTCGCAAAGAAAGCTGCCCGCAGCGATTGGCTTCCAGAAGACGCTCAGGGCTCCGCCGCTGTTCAGCGCTGGCTTTCGGTTGCCGCCGGCGAAGTCGCCTATGGCCCTGCGGCAGCACGGTTGATTACCGTCTTCGGGGCCAAGTTTAATCCTGAAGAAGTTATCGGCCGCGCCCATACGCTGCTGGGTCGGCTCGAAAGCCATCTCGCCGATCGTAACTGGCTTGTTGGTAGTGGGCCAACGATCGCGGATGTTGCGATCTACAGCTACGTGGCTCGCGCGCCGGAGGGGAATGTCGATCTCTCCACCTATCCCGCGGTCGATGCATTTCTCCGTCGTATCGAAGCTCTACCGGGCTTCGTTGCCTTCGTTCAAACGCCCGCCGGCCTTGCCGCCTGA
- a CDS encoding AraC family transcriptional regulator, with protein MLDHSSRPLSPSNIPMDALSEVLQDFRLSGVNYGRCELRHPWSIAFPQQQLLRFHFVSQGPCWIHTEAQGWQELNDGDLVLLPQGIAHRLASAPDVEGDCLKSCQITRLGSNVCEVVREGTGATSTLFCGSMTLSAYALNPLIALMPPMIKGCDVAGNDPIVGPLLAAMTAEASQPQMGSATVLSRMADLLAARLIRCWVNCSGASTTGWLAAIRDPHIGRVLAAMHRDPGHNWTLESLATVAGQSRSIFAERFSAILGEGAARYLGRLRMQLARELLGQGGMSVAEVASRLGYESEASFARAFKRITSVSPGIVRRTSSGRMDMNFGL; from the coding sequence ATGCTTGACCATTCGTCTCGACCGTTGTCGCCGTCAAATATCCCAATGGATGCGCTAAGCGAAGTGCTACAAGACTTTCGCTTGAGTGGCGTCAACTATGGGCGCTGCGAACTCAGACATCCATGGAGCATCGCCTTTCCGCAACAACAGCTACTTCGTTTTCACTTCGTGAGCCAGGGTCCGTGCTGGATCCATACCGAAGCGCAAGGGTGGCAGGAGTTGAACGATGGAGATCTGGTGCTGCTGCCGCAAGGTATCGCGCATCGATTAGCCAGCGCGCCGGATGTTGAGGGCGACTGCCTCAAAAGCTGTCAGATAACAAGGTTGGGCAGCAACGTCTGCGAAGTGGTGCGGGAAGGAACGGGTGCGACCAGCACCCTCTTCTGCGGCTCCATGACTTTGAGCGCGTATGCGCTTAATCCTTTGATCGCCTTGATGCCGCCAATGATCAAGGGCTGCGATGTAGCCGGCAATGACCCGATCGTTGGCCCCCTGCTGGCGGCGATGACGGCGGAGGCTTCACAGCCTCAGATGGGTAGCGCGACCGTCCTATCGCGTATGGCAGACTTGCTCGCAGCGCGGCTTATCCGCTGCTGGGTAAATTGCAGCGGCGCCTCGACCACCGGCTGGCTCGCCGCGATCCGCGACCCCCACATCGGTCGTGTGTTGGCAGCCATGCACCGGGACCCCGGCCATAACTGGACCCTCGAAAGCCTCGCGACCGTGGCAGGCCAGTCGCGCTCGATCTTTGCCGAGCGCTTCAGCGCTATCTTAGGAGAAGGCGCGGCACGTTATCTTGGCCGTCTGCGGATGCAGCTTGCCCGCGAGTTGCTGGGCCAAGGTGGCATGTCAGTTGCCGAAGTTGCTTCCCGATTAGGTTATGAGTCGGAGGCATCTTTCGCTCGCGCCTTCAAGCGCATCACCAGCGTGTCACCGGGCATTGTGCGCCGCACAAGTTCTGGACGAATGGACATGAATTTCGGATTGTAA
- a CDS encoding MFS transporter gives MTDTTSELADAAIDFDTAEPAAWSAATWFAVLSMAATSFALVSAEFLPAGLLTPMARDLGITEGTAGQVVTATASVGAVTALLSNVLIGRLNRKAVLVGLSALAIGSNILAALATDFWLLLLGRAGLGIALSGFWALSVAVVARLVGANATGRGMAIVTLGVSLATIAAPSMGALISDWLGWRIAMAMTAGLAALAMVLQALSLPTLPASTSNSLADVFRLTSRRGVQLGMLAILLLMTGHFAGSVYVRPFLEQVTRLETESIALALLGFGIASVIGNVAGGRMADASIRLALGVTATLMAVAALALVLWGPHTGVAFAFVSLWGFAFGMAPVVLPTNLSRGAPDALEAAGSLMVVSFQVAISIGAVFGGYVVDHYGAVGPLTLTAVLAASTVALALLQPRS, from the coding sequence ATGACGGACACGACATCAGAACTCGCCGACGCGGCGATAGACTTTGATACCGCCGAGCCAGCCGCCTGGAGCGCCGCGACTTGGTTTGCCGTTCTTTCGATGGCGGCAACCAGCTTTGCGCTGGTATCGGCTGAGTTCCTGCCGGCGGGCCTGTTGACGCCAATGGCGCGCGATCTCGGGATTACTGAGGGAACAGCCGGACAGGTCGTCACCGCTACCGCTTCCGTCGGCGCCGTGACGGCGCTATTGAGCAATGTTCTCATTGGCAGACTGAACCGCAAGGCGGTGCTGGTCGGTCTTAGTGCATTGGCGATCGGATCCAATATTCTTGCAGCGCTAGCGACCGATTTTTGGCTACTGTTGTTGGGACGGGCCGGGCTAGGCATCGCGCTTAGCGGTTTCTGGGCGCTTTCAGTCGCGGTCGTGGCGAGATTGGTTGGCGCAAATGCGACAGGTCGGGGCATGGCTATTGTCACCCTCGGCGTCTCGCTCGCCACCATAGCTGCGCCATCGATGGGCGCTTTGATCAGCGATTGGCTGGGATGGCGAATCGCCATGGCGATGACCGCCGGACTTGCCGCACTTGCGATGGTGTTGCAGGCGCTCAGCTTGCCAACGCTGCCCGCAAGCACAAGCAACAGCCTCGCCGACGTGTTCCGGCTGACAAGCCGGCGTGGCGTTCAACTGGGAATGCTTGCCATCCTTTTGCTGATGACAGGGCATTTTGCCGGCTCGGTTTATGTGCGTCCCTTCCTGGAACAAGTGACGCGTCTTGAAACCGAATCGATTGCCTTGGCGCTGCTTGGGTTCGGTATCGCCTCTGTGATCGGTAACGTCGCCGGTGGCCGAATGGCCGACGCAAGTATCCGCCTGGCGCTTGGTGTAACCGCCACGCTGATGGCGGTTGCGGCGCTCGCCTTGGTGCTTTGGGGTCCTCATACAGGCGTTGCATTCGCCTTCGTTTCACTTTGGGGCTTCGCGTTCGGCATGGCGCCGGTGGTGCTGCCGACCAATCTGTCCCGCGGAGCACCTGACGCGCTGGAGGCAGCGGGGAGCCTGATGGTCGTCTCTTTTCAGGTCGCCATCAGTATTGGCGCGGTTTTCGGCGGCTATGTCGTCGATCACTACGGCGCTGTCGGCCCCTTGACCCTTACCGCCGTCCTAGCCGCATCGACGGTCGCCTTGGCGCTGCTGCAGCCTCGCAGCTGA
- a CDS encoding NADH:flavin oxidoreductase, producing the protein MDASASTGERTDTARLFNPLKIGQLEIRNRLAVAPMTRVSATEAGHATARMSDYYGGFAEGGFGLVITEGLYTDQVFSQGYLFQPGLSDDVQRDAWKPIVERVHAGGARFVAQLMHAGALGQGNRFRDDTRGPSAIRPVGHQMAFYRGSGVYPLPVEMTKAEIDEAIAGFAAAAVRACEAGFDGVEIHGANGYLLDQFLTEGVNIRTDAYGGGAAARLRITLETVEAVRAAVGPDSTVGVRSSQGKVNDFVHKWRGEDEAAEIYGLLGRLPIDYLHTTEFEAWRPAFTDGPSLASLAKHHSGLPVLANGSLHDPERATELLSEHQVDMITLGRGALTHADWPHRVAQGTALAEFDRRILSPLADLDNADRVQSTK; encoded by the coding sequence ATGGACGCGTCCGCATCCACCGGGGAGCGCACCGACACGGCGCGCCTCTTCAATCCGCTGAAGATCGGGCAATTGGAAATCCGCAACCGGCTCGCGGTTGCGCCGATGACCCGGGTCAGCGCCACTGAGGCTGGCCATGCCACGGCTCGTATGAGCGACTATTATGGCGGCTTTGCCGAGGGCGGCTTCGGCCTCGTCATCACCGAGGGTCTATACACCGATCAGGTCTTCTCGCAGGGCTATCTCTTCCAGCCCGGCCTGTCGGATGACGTACAGCGCGATGCCTGGAAGCCGATCGTCGAGCGTGTCCATGCGGGCGGCGCGCGCTTCGTCGCGCAACTCATGCACGCCGGTGCGCTCGGCCAGGGCAATCGCTTCCGCGACGACACGCGCGGTCCGTCGGCGATCCGACCGGTCGGGCATCAAATGGCGTTCTATCGTGGATCGGGGGTGTATCCGCTACCAGTCGAGATGACCAAGGCCGAAATTGACGAGGCGATCGCGGGTTTTGCTGCGGCCGCGGTCCGGGCGTGCGAAGCTGGTTTCGACGGCGTGGAGATCCACGGCGCCAATGGCTATCTGCTCGACCAGTTCCTGACCGAAGGCGTCAACATTCGCACGGACGCCTATGGCGGCGGGGCTGCGGCACGCCTGCGGATCACGCTGGAGACGGTCGAGGCGGTTCGCGCTGCGGTTGGCCCGGACTCCACGGTTGGCGTGCGGAGTTCCCAGGGCAAGGTCAACGACTTCGTCCACAAATGGCGTGGCGAGGACGAAGCAGCCGAAATCTACGGCCTCCTGGGCCGGCTTCCGATCGACTATCTCCACACCACCGAGTTCGAGGCGTGGCGCCCAGCCTTCACCGACGGCCCCAGCCTCGCCAGCCTAGCCAAGCACCATAGCGGCCTGCCGGTACTGGCGAACGGATCGCTTCATGATCCTGAGCGCGCGACCGAACTACTCTCTGAGCATCAGGTTGACATGATCACGCTCGGCCGCGGCGCGCTGACGCATGCAGACTGGCCGCATCGCGTCGCGCAGGGTACAGCGCTCGCCGAGTTCGACCGCCGGATATTGTCGCCCCTCGCCGACCTCGACAACGCCGATCGTGTCCAGTCGACTAAATAG
- a CDS encoding RidA family protein, producing MKLERVFTTPDNYAPFLLSQGIRFGNLLFISGQAGAGEDGKIVEGGFRAQGEQAFANLRCALKAGGSSLKDVIKVTIFVTDMGNFQEVVELRRKFFSEPYPADTIAEVKALYNPDVMIEIEAIAAIRDAEGK from the coding sequence ATGAAACTGGAACGTGTATTCACCACGCCGGACAATTATGCGCCCTTCCTGCTATCGCAGGGGATCAGGTTCGGCAATCTGCTCTTCATCTCCGGTCAGGCTGGCGCGGGCGAGGACGGAAAGATCGTCGAAGGCGGTTTCCGCGCGCAGGGCGAACAGGCGTTCGCCAATCTGCGTTGCGCGCTGAAGGCCGGCGGATCGAGCCTCAAGGACGTCATTAAGGTGACGATCTTCGTTACCGACATGGGCAATTTCCAAGAGGTGGTCGAGCTGCGCCGGAAATTCTTCTCCGAACCCTATCCGGCCGACACGATCGCCGAGGTCAAGGCGCTCTACAATCCCGACGTGATGATCGAGATCGAGGCGATCGCCGCGATCCGCGATGCGGAGGGCAAGTGA
- a CDS encoding LysR substrate-binding domain-containing protein has product MIRRLPPLSALRAFEAAARHGSFKRAASDLAVTPTAVSHQIRALEEHVGIALFERRTRQVVLTDAGAQLYPVLRDGFDAFAEVIERLTRRRSRAQVTISATIAFTARWLVPRVTAFRALHPNIDLQLQASDEVVNLDSAGVDIAIRYGTGPYPSFSVTPLFADRFAPVFNPMLKVASVADFLQWPLIDFQWRRRHPDNPTWSRWFAEAGLPEPREPAQLRFSDESHAIQAAVAGQGIALASLALVKDELAAGQLVQPFGPLIAGFRHHVLTRPGESAPEIAATVQWLQAEAAVALYP; this is encoded by the coding sequence ATGATCCGACGCCTCCCGCCTTTGTCCGCGCTTCGCGCCTTCGAGGCCGCTGCGCGCCATGGCAGCTTCAAGCGGGCGGCGAGCGACCTGGCGGTGACGCCCACGGCGGTCAGCCATCAGATCCGCGCGCTCGAGGAACATGTCGGGATCGCCTTGTTCGAGCGGCGTACCCGGCAGGTCGTGCTGACCGATGCCGGGGCACAGCTCTATCCTGTGTTGCGGGACGGCTTCGATGCGTTTGCGGAGGTAATCGAGCGCCTCACGCGCCGCCGGAGTCGCGCGCAGGTGACGATTTCCGCCACAATCGCCTTCACGGCGCGTTGGCTCGTCCCGCGCGTGACCGCTTTCCGCGCGCTGCATCCGAATATCGACCTGCAACTTCAGGCGTCCGACGAAGTGGTCAATCTCGACTCCGCCGGGGTCGATATCGCGATCCGCTATGGTACAGGCCCTTATCCGAGCTTTTCCGTCACGCCCCTGTTCGCGGATCGCTTTGCGCCGGTCTTCAACCCGATGCTGAAGGTCGCGAGCGTTGCCGATTTCCTTCAGTGGCCGCTGATCGACTTCCAATGGCGGCGGCGGCATCCCGACAATCCGACATGGTCGCGCTGGTTCGCCGAAGCTGGGTTGCCGGAACCCAGGGAGCCCGCCCAACTCCGATTCTCCGATGAGAGCCATGCGATCCAGGCGGCGGTCGCCGGGCAAGGCATCGCGCTGGCCAGCCTGGCGCTGGTGAAGGATGAACTCGCGGCTGGCCAACTGGTGCAACCGTTCGGCCCATTGATCGCCGGCTTCCGTCATCACGTTCTGACACGGCCAGGTGAGTCAGCACCCGAGATTGCTGCCACCGTGCAGTGGCTACAGGCCGAAGCCGCAGTTGCCCTCTACCCGTGA
- a CDS encoding GFA family protein: MKRIEMEVSGGCQCGTVRYHASAMLDNSHLCHCRMCQKASGNIFAALVAAPDDALTWTRGKPSVWKSSELVERGFCANCGTPLFFHHLENGRTNLMIGSLDDPHAFSPLANTCTENMVAWFETITGIENTGATESNGADWAAAIKESNNQHPDHDTTSWAVRGREG, translated from the coding sequence ATGAAACGCATCGAGATGGAAGTGAGCGGCGGCTGCCAGTGCGGTACGGTCCGCTACCACGCAAGCGCTATGCTCGACAATTCGCATCTCTGCCATTGCCGCATGTGCCAGAAAGCCTCGGGCAACATCTTTGCCGCGCTCGTCGCTGCGCCCGATGATGCGCTCACCTGGACACGCGGCAAGCCGAGCGTCTGGAAGAGCTCGGAGCTTGTCGAGCGAGGCTTCTGCGCCAATTGCGGCACGCCATTGTTCTTCCACCACCTCGAAAACGGTCGCACCAACCTGATGATCGGCTCGCTTGACGATCCGCACGCCTTCTCGCCGCTTGCCAATACCTGCACCGAGAACATGGTGGCATGGTTCGAGACGATCACGGGCATAGAAAATACCGGTGCGACCGAAAGCAACGGCGCCGACTGGGCCGCGGCGATCAAGGAGAGCAACAACCAGCACCCCGATCACGATACCACCTCATGGGCGGTGAGGGGGCGTGAAGGCTGA
- a CDS encoding LysR substrate-binding domain-containing protein encodes MQTRRRDLPPMTSLPVFESVGRHMSIAKAADELCLTPGAVSRQIQNLELFLGCDLFERSHRRITFTPVGEVYWDKIHVSLGQIRAVTSDLSVGVERRPLVIGSPRVFLQKCIMPVLGTLYARRPDIVVKFVTGGHDVEGVDGAIHVGEAISKKGFVCEILGDADLTPVCSPAYLRRAPPLDTPDDLERHTLLRSAEFTRNWERWLGQRAPRIFSSTRFIDLESSGLELTAAIEGLGIAIVRQKLVKQELADGQLVALFEKDMVHEHYFFMFADPKLRSDSFRFFRNWLRDAVVE; translated from the coding sequence ATGCAAACAAGGCGTAGGGACCTGCCACCCATGACCTCGCTTCCGGTGTTCGAATCGGTGGGGCGGCACATGAGTATTGCCAAGGCGGCCGACGAACTCTGTCTGACACCCGGCGCAGTTAGCCGGCAGATCCAGAATCTTGAATTATTCCTCGGTTGCGATCTCTTCGAGCGGTCGCATCGAAGGATCACATTCACGCCGGTCGGCGAAGTCTACTGGGACAAGATCCATGTTTCACTCGGCCAGATACGCGCGGTGACGAGCGACCTATCAGTCGGCGTCGAACGGCGACCGCTCGTCATCGGTAGCCCGCGCGTCTTTCTGCAGAAATGTATCATGCCGGTGCTTGGAACGCTTTATGCGCGCCGTCCCGACATCGTCGTAAAATTCGTCACGGGCGGGCATGATGTCGAGGGGGTGGACGGTGCAATCCATGTGGGCGAGGCAATCAGCAAAAAGGGATTCGTGTGCGAGATATTGGGCGACGCTGACCTCACACCGGTCTGCAGCCCTGCCTATCTTCGCCGCGCGCCACCCCTCGATACACCCGACGATCTGGAACGGCATACTTTGCTTCGTTCCGCGGAATTCACCCGCAACTGGGAGCGTTGGCTGGGGCAGCGCGCTCCAAGAATTTTTTCCAGCACGCGCTTCATCGATCTCGAAAGCTCCGGCCTGGAACTGACGGCCGCAATCGAAGGACTTGGCATTGCGATTGTTCGCCAGAAGCTGGTCAAGCAGGAACTGGCGGATGGTCAACTCGTTGCGCTGTTTGAGAAAGACATGGTGCATGAGCACTATTTCTTCATGTTCGCCGATCCGAAACTTCGATCCGACAGTTTCCGATTCTTTCGCAATTGGCTGAGGGACGCGGTTGTGGAATAG
- a CDS encoding ABC transporter substrate-binding protein — translation MGLAALATSVDPHFHRAGYNFDLRENISDALVYTNGVNGNVEPRLAKSWEIQGDTKWVITLEPKAKFDDGNALGADDVIYSICRVRNVPNSPGLFSSFIATIADIKDAGDGKIEIDTKKPDPNLLRSLSNIGIVQNSTGRTLAYDGKTCGNDNWLETAGFNSGKVSPGIGHYRVKKFAPDVEIELERNEQYYGTPAAYDSVLVKSLPDNSARIAALLGGSVDVINAVPINSIDSIQSSGKYHLSSIPSTLLIFLLPDQGQEETPKVSGTDGKNPFLDPRVRKALNLAINREQIAETVMGGMAQPASQIIVDGVFGHNPGLQPYRYDPQEAKRLLADAGYPNGFSMTLNAPSDRYVNGAQVAQAVTAMLSQIGLNVTLETFPFSIYFTKASAYEFSLYLAGAAADTGEGLSQMINLAGTRNPDRGWGGANRGRYSSKVTDKALEDAQSTLDDARREELILAAVAEVYEDDGYVPLYHEFGVWGVRNGVHYDPNANLTNIFYTARPE, via the coding sequence GTGGGTCTCGCCGCGCTCGCCACCTCGGTCGATCCGCATTTCCACCGCGCCGGCTACAATTTCGATCTTCGCGAGAACATCTCGGACGCGCTCGTCTACACCAATGGCGTCAACGGCAACGTCGAACCGCGCCTTGCGAAATCATGGGAGATCCAAGGTGATACCAAGTGGGTCATCACGCTCGAGCCGAAGGCGAAGTTCGACGACGGCAATGCGCTCGGAGCCGACGACGTGATCTATTCGATCTGCCGGGTGCGCAATGTGCCCAATAGCCCCGGCCTCTTCAGCAGCTTCATCGCCACGATCGCCGATATCAAGGATGCCGGCGATGGCAAGATCGAGATAGACACCAAGAAACCCGATCCGAACCTGCTGCGCAGCTTGAGTAATATCGGCATCGTCCAGAACTCGACCGGCCGCACGCTGGCCTATGACGGCAAGACCTGCGGTAACGACAACTGGTTAGAGACAGCCGGCTTCAACAGCGGCAAGGTATCGCCCGGCATCGGGCACTACCGCGTCAAGAAGTTCGCGCCCGACGTTGAGATCGAATTAGAGCGCAACGAACAGTATTACGGCACGCCGGCCGCCTACGATTCGGTGCTGGTCAAATCCCTGCCGGACAACAGCGCCCGCATCGCCGCCCTGCTCGGCGGTTCGGTGGATGTCATCAACGCCGTGCCAATCAACAGCATCGACAGCATCCAGTCCTCGGGCAAGTACCACCTGTCGTCCATTCCCTCCACGCTGCTGATCTTCCTGCTGCCCGACCAGGGTCAGGAAGAGACGCCGAAGGTTTCTGGTACCGACGGAAAGAACCCCTTCCTTGACCCGCGCGTCCGCAAGGCGCTCAACCTCGCCATCAACCGCGAGCAGATCGCCGAAACCGTGATGGGCGGCATGGCTCAACCGGCAAGCCAGATCATCGTGGACGGTGTCTTCGGCCATAATCCCGGTCTGCAGCCTTATCGCTACGATCCGCAGGAGGCCAAGCGCCTGCTGGCCGACGCGGGCTATCCGAACGGTTTCTCGATGACGCTGAACGCCCCCAGCGACCGCTACGTCAATGGCGCGCAAGTCGCTCAGGCGGTGACCGCCATGCTCTCGCAGATCGGGCTGAACGTGACGCTCGAGACCTTCCCGTTCAGTATCTACTTCACCAAGGCGAGCGCCTACGAGTTCAGCCTCTATCTGGCCGGTGCCGCCGCCGACACGGGCGAAGGCCTGAGCCAGATGATCAATCTCGCCGGCACCCGAAATCCCGACCGCGGCTGGGGCGGCGCAAACCGTGGGCGTTATTCCAGCAAGGTCACCGACAAGGCGCTTGAAGACGCACAGTCGACGCTGGACGACGCAAGGCGGGAAGAACTGATCCTTGCGGCGGTGGCCGAAGTCTACGAGGACGACGGCTATGTGCCGCTCTACCACGAGTTCGGCGTCTGGGGCGTACGCAATGGCGTGCATTACGACCCCAACGCCAACCTGACCAACATCTTCTACACCGCGCGCCCCGAATAA